From the genome of Pseudarthrobacter sp. NIBRBAC000502772:
GGCTAACGCCCTTGGGGCGTATAGGCACCCGGAGACGGGACTTCGAGGGCGCCCTAGGCGGGGTCAACGGCCTCGCATCGGCACATCAAGGTCCCGCGACGCCCGCCGGAATGCGGGTTTGCAGCCCATTTCACGATAGAATCACAGCAGATAACTGGGCGCCGGTGAAACGTTGACTGAGTCCGTTTTCCGCACGCTCTCCGCAGGCGGACTTCGGTCCTGCACGTCGACGTATCCGTCAGCGCCATCAGCTTGTGCCTGTTGGCGGATGCTTTCCCTTGGAAGGCCGCCGCCGGCCATCATCGAAAAAGAGGAGTCGACAGCACCTGTGGCTAACGACAATACAGATACCCAGGCCTTGGAACGCGCAACGGAGGACGTCCCTACCCCCGATACGCCGGCGGCGGCCGTGACACCCCGGGAATACGGCGCAAGCGACATCACCGTACTTGAGGGCCTCGAAGCCGTCCGGAAACGCCCGGGCATGTATATCGGCTCCACCGGGCCGCGCGGCCTGCACCACCTGGTCTATGAAGTGGTGGACAACTCTGTTGACGAGGCACTGGCCGGGTACTGCACGCACATCGAAATAGTCCTGCAGGCCGACGGCGGCGTCAAAGTTGTAGATGATGGCCGCGGCATCCCCGTGGACATGCATCCCACCGAGCACAAACCCACCGTGGAAGTGGTTATGACCATCCTGCACGCCGGCGGCAAGTTCGGCGGCGGCGGTTACGCAGTCTCGGGCGGCCTCCATGGCGTGGGTATCTCCGTGGTGAACGCGCTCTCCAGCAGGGTGGACACTGAAGTCCGGCGGCAGGGCAACGTCTGGCGGATGTCCTTCGCCGACGGCGGCAAGCCCCAGGGCGGGCTGGTTAAGGGCGAAGAAAGCGCCACCACCGGCACCACCCAGACCTTCTACCCGGACGCGGGAATCTTCGAATCCACGGAATTTGATTTCGAGACGCTCCGCGCCCGCTTCCAGCAGATGGCCTTCCTGAACAAGGGCCTGCGGATCACGCTCACGGACGAGCGCACAGCAGCATCGAACGCGGACGCCAATGAGGACCTCAACCTTGACGTCGTGGTCACAGAAGGCGAAGTCACCGCTGAGCACCGCACCGTGGTGTACCAGTACGACGACGGCCTGCTGGACTATGTGAAGCACCTGAACTCGGGAAAAAAGGTTGATGTTGTCCACGAGGACGTCATTTCCTTCGAAACCGAGGACACGGAACGGCACATCGCGCTGGAAATGGCGATGCAGTGGACCAACGCGTATTCCGAGAGCGTCCACACCTACGCCAACACCATCAACACCCACGAGGGCGGCACCCACGAAGAGGGTTTCCGCGCCGCGATGACCTCCCTCATCAACCGCTACGCGCGGGAGAAGAGCATCATCAAGGAAAAGGACGACAACCTCACCGGTGACGATATCCGTGAAGGCCTCACGGCGGTCATCTCGGTGAAGCTGGCCGAACCGCAGTTCGAGGGCCAGACCAAAACCAAGCTCGGCAACTCCGAGGTCAAGGGCTTCGTCCAGCGCGTGGTCACCGACGGCCTGGGCGACTGGCTGGAACGCAACCCCGGCCCCGCCCGGGATGTCATCCGCAAGGCCATTTCCGCGGCCCAGGCCCGGATGGCCGCCCGGAAGGCCCGTGACAATGCGCGCCGCAAGAGCCCGCTGGAATCCTTCGGGATGCCCGGCAAGCTGTCCGACTGTTCCTCGAAGGATCCCGCCCGCTGCGAGGTGTACATCGTGGAGGGCGACTCCGCCGGCGGTTCCGCCAAACGCGGCCGCAACCCTGAAACCCAGGCCATCCTGCCGCTGCGCGGCAAGATCCTGAACGTGGAGCGGGCCCGGCTGGACAAGGCCCTGGGCAACACCGAGGTCCAGTCCATGATCACCGCGTTCGGCACCGGCATCGGCGAGGACTTCGACCTCAGCAAGCTCCGGTACCACAAGATCGTGCTGATGGCCGATGCCGACGTTGACGGCCAGCACATCACCACGCTGCTCATGACGCTGCTGTTCCGCTACATGCGCCCGCTGATCGAAAACGGCTACGTGTACCTGGCGCAGCCCCCGCTGTACCGGATCAAGTGGTCCAACGCGCCGCACGACTACGTCTTCAGCGACAAGCAGCGCGATGCCAAGCTCCTGTCCGGGCAGGCCGCCGGCCGCCGTATTCCGAAGGACAACGGCATCCAGCGCTACAAGGGCCTGGGCGAGATGGACTACACCGAGCTGTGGGACACCACCATGGACCCGGACCACCGGACCCTCCTGCAGGTCACCATGGACGATGCCCTGGCAGCGGACCAGACCTTCTCCACACTGATGGGCGAAGACGTGGAGTCCCGCC
Proteins encoded in this window:
- the gyrB gene encoding DNA topoisomerase (ATP-hydrolyzing) subunit B, which codes for MANDNTDTQALERATEDVPTPDTPAAAVTPREYGASDITVLEGLEAVRKRPGMYIGSTGPRGLHHLVYEVVDNSVDEALAGYCTHIEIVLQADGGVKVVDDGRGIPVDMHPTEHKPTVEVVMTILHAGGKFGGGGYAVSGGLHGVGISVVNALSSRVDTEVRRQGNVWRMSFADGGKPQGGLVKGEESATTGTTQTFYPDAGIFESTEFDFETLRARFQQMAFLNKGLRITLTDERTAASNADANEDLNLDVVVTEGEVTAEHRTVVYQYDDGLLDYVKHLNSGKKVDVVHEDVISFETEDTERHIALEMAMQWTNAYSESVHTYANTINTHEGGTHEEGFRAAMTSLINRYAREKSIIKEKDDNLTGDDIREGLTAVISVKLAEPQFEGQTKTKLGNSEVKGFVQRVVTDGLGDWLERNPGPARDVIRKAISAAQARMAARKARDNARRKSPLESFGMPGKLSDCSSKDPARCEVYIVEGDSAGGSAKRGRNPETQAILPLRGKILNVERARLDKALGNTEVQSMITAFGTGIGEDFDLSKLRYHKIVLMADADVDGQHITTLLMTLLFRYMRPLIENGYVYLAQPPLYRIKWSNAPHDYVFSDKQRDAKLLSGQAAGRRIPKDNGIQRYKGLGEMDYTELWDTTMDPDHRTLLQVTMDDALAADQTFSTLMGEDVESRRNFIQQNAKDVRFLDI